Sequence from the Amaranthus tricolor cultivar Red isolate AtriRed21 chromosome 1, ASM2621246v1, whole genome shotgun sequence genome:
atcttaaaaaataatacactAAGGTTTGCTAGAAggacaataatataatatgtaagACCGGAAGCATCGGATGTGAAATAGAATATGTCCATATTGCATAGTGATAAAATCTCAGACATTTAGTTATGTACCTGTTCACTAGCTCCGACTTGTTTGGAAGCAATGCTACGCATCTGCACAATGTGGTGTTTCTGTTATTTTTCATGTCAGAAATTATTAGAGATTATGGTGCTGTTAAATGTGTGGAACTTACTAATGGATATGTGAATAAGACGAATAGTGTAAACCCGGCTACTGCATAGATAACCTGTAATCGTTTTGATGATAAAATGATCAGCATACTTTTAGAAATTTTAGATCTTATCATATATGTGCAAGAAAATTAAGGGTAATCTTTTAAGGTAATGTTAGCTGTAGCTTGTAGATGAATTTGTATAACTATCTTTGTAGCTAAGACTAGGTATAGGCTAGAGATATTACCCATACATCCCAAGCAATGCTGTTAAGAATCATCTGCAAAGTTTCAGTCTCATATCAGCAGTATGACAAGTAATAAACTTGAGGGTTTTTGCTCAGATGATTGaagttttggtatatatatagagagataTGGAGGAGTATATACATTTGTGCTCGCCACCAAGAGCCCACATCTTAGCAACCATTCTTCCCCCATTACTGGCAGCAGCATGGGCATCAGAATTAGCTGCACAGTTTAacattttttgtttataaaattgCGGGAATGATGCTTTTCTTGGTCTTGCCAAAAACATTCAGATGATCGTTGTACCTGAGATACCATTCCAGCGAAGCCAACAATCAGCATTAGGTCTGCAAACTGGTTTTTGCTGAACTGAAATTGTGCCTTCAGGTAATACTGCATCAGGTGAAACATTTTGCTTATTACagagtatattattatatattttctatCTTATTATAAGACTGCTTTACATCAATGATTCATCTATCCATATTTCCCAAGCATACATGCTGCAGGATGTTTTGTTTAATACTTCTATATGCTTTTTTTGCATTGTACCTCGCCGTTGAAACCCAGAATCGTTAGAGCTTGTCATTGGGATTAGTGAATATTgaataacatatatttatatatttttggttTTCTGGGAAACTCGGGTTGAGATGGGATGATTTTTTCATCGGTGATGTGTTAATGGTGGTTAACTGGAAAGTTTATAGGTTTTAGTCAGTACCATCAATGAAGCGTGCAGGCCACCGTCAGCTAGGCTATTGAACAACACCATAACTGCAACCTGTGAGAATGTTTTGCTGCGTGAGAGAAAGTGTGTTAGGTTTTCATACATTATTTGGTTTAGGAAACAATTAGAAAGTTAAGGTTTTGTTTTCagtttttagttattttaactaaaccaaaaatagaaatcagAAATTTAAGTTGTCAGTTTTCAAAATTATCATGTTTTCAATAaatttgactaaattttttagACATATATCATGACATTGAAACCTCGTAGATGTGATTTGTTAAGCACCTGCTTCCCAATAAGCTCATGATATCGTAGATGCTTGGGATCTTTTTGAAACCTCTGACCTTGTGTGATGAATTTCCGTCATCTGAGGAATTACTTGGATCAGATTTCAAGAGTGACTGAATTGAAGCATCACTGGAATTTTGTGGCAATTCTTCTTGCAAAACTTTTTTGCCGTTGTCTATTGAATCAGGCTCAGATTCTAGGAGTGGTTGAGTTGAAGTGTCACTTATATCTCGTGTTTCTTCCAGGAAAATTCTCATGTAAGCTGCAGCAGCCATTGATGAAAATGCAGCTACCTGTGGATGTGTACATTAGTGAGATAACCTTCCCGCTCATTGATGAGCATTAGGAAGTGCAGAGAGAGGGAAAACCTGAAATAGTTGAGCTGTAGGAAGAAATCTGGCTACTATAGTACCACAGACAAATGCAGCAGAAGTTATGCCTGAAAGAATACCAAATGCTGATGCTCGTTTTCCCTCGGAAACTCTGTCTGCCTGAGAAGACAGAATTTGAAGCTTTAAAGTTTGCCGTATCCaaattatacattaaagtcAAGTAGGGAAGTATGTTGAGTAGGAAATTACTCCTAAGCTAATCAAAATTTCTTTAGTACCCTCGTCCCCCATAAAATGTCTGGTTCTGGTGTTCTATAGGTCCATCCCCACAAATATAAAAGAAGTCCTTTTAAGTAAGGACTATAAGTAAACCTCTTTGGGATGCTTAGAGGTCATTGGGCAGTCGAAATGCAAGGTAGGACTTGAGTTTTGCATTGGTTGGGGGGCTGATATGTAAGGCCAAGTACAGACTCCTTCAAGTGTTGAGCTCGCTCAAGGTGGGGCGTGTCAACGAGTATCGACTGTGCTTGTACTATCCACACTTGTATTAGTGTTTGTTTATGGCTAGAAATGTATTACAGAACTAGTGTGCGTGAGGTATATAGTATAGGGCTCAAGACATTAGTTAGTTATTATATGAGGGGGCGAGCTAGGTTTATGGGGTGTGTATATCTATTTTGAAGTAAATTGATTGACTAAATAAATTGCATAAATCTCTGTATGTGAATTGCAATTTGCAACTTAAACTTGTAAGTTGGCACAAAATTAGGTCAAGCTGTGTGGTAACAAGATTTGTTGATTCAAATAATCAATTCAAGAGGAAACTAGATTTGTTCAAAAAATGAAGCTCCGTCCTCCGAGAAGAAATTACttcaagaaaaaatatagattGGATTTGGAATGGAGTTAGAGCTACACAATCATATTCTATGGATCAACCTCCAggttaatcttttatttttgtatgtttATTACTATAGAATATCTAAATACCTAAATATctgaaataaatttaattttaaaaattaatttctgtAATAGAAAAAATGGGTTTTTAGGTTAGATGGttgaaaaatagaaatattgtgaaatttgaaaaattattaatttttggaaACATGGATTGGATTGATTGGTTCTTGGTAGGGAAGATTTAATCTATAGTTTTTGGGTTAAGAGAAAAAACGATCATCCTAAATCTTCCGACTTATCTACgttaacaaaattaatattatataattgacAATGCATGAGAAATAGGAATAGGAGTAAAATAGAAATAGGagtaaaatagaaatatatatacgTACAACATAAGCAAGAGCAAGGCAATGCACAGCGCCTTCACAGATCATGGATGCTACTGTCTTCAGCACGTAGTAGGCATAGAAAAAGTTTGTTGTCCTACTATAAGCCAATACCACTGCAAAAACGCCAACAGTTTTTTACCGCATTCGGGAATCACTCgttcataaataaaaaaaattatacatataaattttgcaataattcaatttaaattattatatttaaaatcttatataaacattaaaaacacttaTTTAAGCGTCGTAGTCTGCTTTTTTGTTATAAGGAAGGAGGAAGAGTTGGCGAGAATTAAATCTATATTCCTTATAGAAAAAGTGATAGATACTAGCACACTATAATCGAGATAagaaatgattttttaaatttgatagcTTTTTAGTTGCTCGTTCCAAATGGTCCTTCAACTAAAGCCCTAATTAAGGCAAATAAAGGTTGGAGGATAAAGATATAAAACGAAATGGAGAGATGCCACATCAATGGGCCACACATAGTATTTTCTCtagaaagaaaattttaaaaaaaataagatcattaaacaacttaatttcaaaaataagctttataaaaacttaatttttaaaataagcgtccgtatattcaaacctagccttggagtgacttaaaaaaaatttatttgtttatttatttattttaagttggtgttagtaacagcaacttaatgcgttttaagttttcagttctcagttactttctcattccaacctacgagattaaggagttgaccagttaaccttaaagtcgttgttactaacagtgacttAAGAAGTTGGCTGGTCAACTctctaagtcgctgttagtaacagcgacttatggcttttatttatttatttatttattttgtctttcgcagttagtaacagcgatttaatCCAAGGCTagatttggatgtacggacgcttatttcgaaaattaaattttcacgaagtttctttttgaaattaagttgttaaataatcttcttttattcaaattttcctcTAGAAACATGAAAATGGAGTCCAATACACAATAGTACATAACCTTAAAAGCAAACTAAGATTTCAAAGATACTTCCCACTTGTACCTTCTAAATCTTTTGAGTTCCTCAAAAAGTTCTTAGTAGTTACTTTAAACATAACTAATTGGAAGTGGTGCAAACTTTgagattaaatataaataaacatgAATCAAGTGttgaatatataaataatatactaTTATTAAAGTTaagaaattttgaataaataaataaatacttatCTTTTTAAGATAGAGACTTATTAAgaagtttaataaaaatttttgtaaACACAGGAAGTAGATGGTTCTTTGAGAAATGCTTTGTTATTTAGAATTTGCCTTATTTaataaaaaggtttttttatataaattaattaataaaaaaaaaaaaaacaaactcatAAAAACAGAGTGAAACAAATCATACACTTTTTGGCAAGTGAAACAAAGAATTACCTAAGGGAAGGATCGATAGTGTCAAAGGAAGTGTTAAAAGCATTTTCCTTCCATATATGTCGGACAAATTTCCTATTAATGGTGTCATTATAACAGATCCTATTCCTGTTACCTGGTATTATATTCATGTCACAGTTAGGATTTATGAATATAAACATTAATAGCTCATTGCTATATTAAGAAAGAATGAATTTAAAAGATTATCGATGTGGTAAAACTTGAAGAGCAACTATGAAAGTTGAGACATCTCTATTATGATTTATATATCACTTTAACTTCCGTTAGGGCTAAGGGCTCGCTTGTATTgtgtgtaaatatttaaagggtaaataaaagtcaaagtaggAAACAAAGTTAAATTAGATAGAAAattaaaggaatttgattgtAAGAGAGGTGAAGGTATTGGTTAGAAGGTAATGAAAatggttaaaacaacaattatttCCCTCATATTGGAGTATAAATTTACCCTTGGGGAGGGTGGAAGAATACTTTCCTCCAAATAAggaaaatcattatcattttttattcatctttttaaATTTACTCTCATTTTACATCTTTCACAAGTATTTCAATtacttcattttcatcttcaCTTACCTTTATTTTACTAGTTTGACcttttttaccccttaaatatttataacgtcatgtttattaatttacaatcttctatttttttattagctaTACTTGCTCACAAAAGCCCGTATAAATAGAGCCTTAGCTATTAATTTAATTTCGTTTTTTCAAATGAACAACAATCTCAGCTTTCATTATTACGACcgtcattttattaattaagattttatttgaatcgattattatatatttgtatgttgttaaatgttaattttaatatagATGAGGTATGACTTTTTGacctataaattaattttattgttaaaaaagtaaataatatgTTTAGGACAAAGTTTTCGCCACATTAAACCTTTGTTGAATGAAAGCAATTCAAAGGGATAGAAATAGCCCAATTATGAGCGGAAAAGAGACAAGAAAATAGGCAGAATCTCCTTTTTTGAACGTTTTTgagaaagaaaacaaaagaaggAAATTTCTTTCATTGATACACATGATGACATGATATTGCCCAACCTTAAAAGTACATTATTTAGCTTTTTATTACTAGTAGAACATCTAATGTTATTATTTGATGAATTAACCtgttaaaataacttattataaAATTACCTAATTTACAACTAATTGTTCCATTAACATATTCAAAGTACATGTAAAGTACTACAATATTAATGCTGAGAGTGACAGACGAATTAATTGTTCTTATTCAGGATTCCAATTTAGAAATTGCATTATTTAAATTGCCCAACCAAGTGTACAAATATGTGTCCACTTTTTTCCATTTAATGAACATTTGTATGACCGGACATTTTAATTCCATTACTTAAAGTAGCTATGTGTAGAGAATCTTGAACATATACTCCGTCACTTTCGTTGAAATAGCCGCAATTgtaattaaggttaaaattaagaaaagtaaataaaataaaataatttataagcgAGATATATTAAGtaagatgataatgatgaaataaaataaaagtgataaaaaaattaattgtacaaaaaagtaaaagaaatatGTAGATAAAgtgataaagtaaataaaatatatagatgtaaattataaaaagagaACGGAACATGATTAAAAATAGAGATGATTGGGTGTGTTAGATagaatagatatatatatttttttatattaatttatgtatatattaataaaatatatcatcCAAACGATCATATGAAATTGAGAGATTAtggttatttttctaattttataatGGTGACATGTTATTATTTCTCAAATATCTTTGATTACCTTTTTTTATATCTTACCATAGCATGACTTAGCTTATTAAATAACTACTAATACATTCAAATAta
This genomic interval carries:
- the LOC130798424 gene encoding uncharacterized protein LOC130798424 isoform X1 codes for the protein MEKIESLRHLFVTVFLATFSGHTVIPAITDVTMEALCPGKDECSLAIYLSGFQQAVTGIGSVIMTPLIGNLSDIYGRKMLLTLPLTLSILPLVVLAYSRTTNFFYAYYVLKTVASMICEGAVHCLALAYVADRVSEGKRASAFGILSGITSAAFVCGTIVARFLPTAQLFQVAAFSSMAAAAYMRIFLEETRDISDTSTQPLLESEPDSIDNGKKVLQEELPQNSSDASIQSLLKSDPSNSSDDGNSSHKVRGFKKIPSIYDIMSLLGSSKTFSQVAVMVLFNSLADGGLHASLMYYLKAQFQFSKNQFADLMLIVGFAGMVSQLILMPMLLPVMGEEWLLRCGLLVASTNMILNSIAWDVWVIYAVAGFTLFVLFTYPLMRSIASKQVGASEQGKAQGCISGIGSFANIISPLVFSPLTATFLSDKAPFYFPGFSLLCIAICTIIAFIQSLLMRAAPQTPGDILA
- the LOC130798424 gene encoding uncharacterized protein LOC130798424 isoform X2, with translation MFSCHLSLWFSTSVVLAYSRTTNFFYAYYVLKTVASMICEGAVHCLALAYVADRVSEGKRASAFGILSGITSAAFVCGTIVARFLPTAQLFQVAAFSSMAAAAYMRIFLEETRDISDTSTQPLLESEPDSIDNGKKVLQEELPQNSSDASIQSLLKSDPSNSSDDGNSSHKVRGFKKIPSIYDIMSLLGSSKTFSQVAVMVLFNSLADGGLHASLMYYLKAQFQFSKNQFADLMLIVGFAGMVSQLILMPMLLPVMGEEWLLRCGLLVASTNMILNSIAWDVWVIYAVAGFTLFVLFTYPLMRSIASKQVGASEQGKAQGCISGIGSFANIISPLVFSPLTATFLSDKAPFYFPGFSLLCIAICTIIAFIQSLLMRAAPQTPGDILA